The Persephonella sp. IF05-L8 genome contains a region encoding:
- the rplP gene encoding 50S ribosomal protein L16 — translation MSLLQPKKLKWRKQHRGRMKGKASRRNYVAFGEYGLQALEPCWMTSRQIEAARIAIVREAKKGAKVWIRVFPHKPVTRKPAETRMGKGKGDLDHFVAVVKPGHILFELAGVPEEVAAEAFRKAGHKLPIKTRLVKARS, via the coding sequence ATGTCTCTCTTACAACCAAAGAAATTAAAATGGAGAAAACAGCATAGAGGTAGAATGAAAGGGAAGGCCAGCAGAAGAAACTATGTGGCCTTCGGTGAGTATGGTCTTCAGGCTCTTGAGCCTTGCTGGATGACATCAAGACAGATAGAAGCTGCCCGTATTGCAATAGTAAGGGAAGCAAAAAAAGGTGCAAAAGTATGGATTAGAGTATTTCCCCACAAACCTGTTACCAGAAAACCAGCAGAAACAAGAATGGGTAAAGGAAAAGGTGACCTTGACCACTTTGTAGCAGTTGTTAAACCGGGACATATCCTTTTTGAGCTTGCTGGAGTTCCTGAAGAAGTTGCTGCCGAGGCATTCAGAAAGGCAGGACATAAACTCCCAATAAAAACAAGACTTGTAAAAGCGAGGTCGTAA
- the rplB gene encoding 50S ribosomal protein L2 has product MGVRKLKPVTNGTRHAILYDFSEITKKEPEKSLVEPLKSKAGRNNQGRITVRHKGGGHKRKYRIIDFKRDKWGVPAKVAAIEYDPNRSARIALLHYADGEKRYIIWPEGLKVGDTVVAGPDAEIKVGNALPLENIPVGTFVHNIELTPGKGGQLARAAGMSAQILGRQGDYIQLRLPSGEIRLVHKKCMATIGTVGLAEHELVKLGKAGRARWLGIRPTVRGTAMNPVDHPHGGGEGKTFGKHPVSPWGQPTKGYKTRRGAKYSDKFIIKRRGK; this is encoded by the coding sequence ATGGGTGTTAGAAAATTAAAGCCTGTTACAAACGGAACAAGGCATGCAATCCTATATGATTTTTCAGAAATAACAAAAAAAGAGCCTGAAAAATCCCTGGTAGAACCTTTAAAAAGCAAAGCTGGAAGAAATAACCAGGGAAGAATAACCGTCAGACATAAAGGTGGCGGACATAAAAGAAAATACAGAATAATAGACTTTAAAAGAGACAAATGGGGTGTTCCTGCAAAAGTTGCAGCAATTGAGTATGACCCTAACAGGTCAGCAAGAATAGCACTTCTCCATTATGCAGATGGAGAAAAAAGATATATCATCTGGCCAGAAGGGCTTAAAGTTGGAGATACAGTTGTGGCTGGGCCAGATGCAGAAATAAAAGTAGGAAATGCCCTTCCACTTGAGAACATTCCAGTTGGTACATTTGTTCATAATATTGAACTTACACCAGGAAAAGGCGGGCAGCTTGCAAGAGCTGCAGGAATGTCTGCTCAGATACTTGGAAGACAAGGAGATTACATACAGCTCAGACTTCCATCTGGCGAGATTAGACTTGTTCATAAAAAATGTATGGCTACTATTGGAACGGTAGGACTTGCAGAGCATGAGCTTGTTAAATTAGGTAAAGCAGGTAGAGCAAGATGGCTTGGAATAAGACCAACTGTTAGAGGAACAGCCATGAACCCTGTTGACCACCCACACGGTGGTGGTGAAGGTAAAACCTTCGGTAAGCATCCTGTTTCTCCATGGGGACAGCCTACAAAAGGTTACAAAACCAGACGTGGAGCCAAATATTCTGACAAATTCATTATCAAACGTAGAGGTAAATAA
- the rplD gene encoding 50S ribosomal protein L4, giving the protein MEANVVNIKKENVGTINLNDNIFNTEVKEHTIWEVIKWQLASRRAGTASTKTRAEVRGSRRKILPQKGTGNARHGDRKANIFVGGGVAHGPHPRDYYYALPKKVRKKALKGVLSMKLKDGELTIVEDFTFDEPKTKKAIEVLKNFGLEKSKVLLVIASKDMNVIKSFRNLPKAKVLLVDGLNTYDILNADHVLITKSAAEEINERLG; this is encoded by the coding sequence ATGGAAGCTAATGTAGTAAACATAAAAAAAGAAAATGTAGGAACAATAAACTTAAATGACAACATATTTAACACAGAAGTAAAAGAGCATACTATCTGGGAAGTAATTAAGTGGCAGCTTGCCTCAAGAAGAGCTGGAACTGCTTCTACAAAAACAAGGGCAGAAGTCAGAGGCTCAAGAAGAAAGATACTTCCACAAAAAGGAACAGGTAATGCAAGACATGGAGACAGAAAAGCAAACATATTCGTAGGTGGTGGTGTAGCCCACGGACCACATCCAAGGGACTACTACTATGCACTTCCTAAAAAGGTAAGAAAAAAAGCCCTAAAAGGCGTTCTCTCCATGAAGCTTAAAGATGGAGAGCTTACCATTGTTGAAGACTTTACATTTGATGAGCCAAAAACAAAAAAGGCAATAGAAGTCCTCAAAAACTTTGGCCTTGAAAAATCAAAAGTTTTACTTGTTATAGCTTCTAAAGATATGAATGTTATCAAATCTTTTAGAAACTTACCTAAAGCAAAAGTTCTGCTTGTTGATGGTCTTAATACTTATGACATACTTAATGCAGACCATGTTTTAATCACAAAATCTGCAGCAGAAGAAATTAATGAGAGGTTGGGATAA
- the rplX gene encoding 50S ribosomal protein L24, which produces MVKTKLKKGDTVIVIAGKEKGKTGKIKQIIRNSDPNKVRVIIEGVNIGKKHLKHIEGVQEGGIVEIERPIHISNVMYYDEKSGQRVKIGIRIKEEGNKIIKERFNKKTGETIDIIWEKEKK; this is translated from the coding sequence ATGGTTAAAACAAAGCTGAAAAAAGGCGACACAGTTATAGTTATAGCCGGAAAAGAAAAAGGAAAAACAGGAAAAATCAAACAAATTATAAGAAACTCAGACCCAAACAAAGTAAGGGTGATTATTGAAGGTGTAAATATAGGGAAAAAACACCTGAAACATATAGAAGGTGTTCAGGAAGGTGGCATTGTAGAAATAGAAAGGCCTATCCATATATCAAATGTTATGTACTATGATGAAAAATCAGGCCAGAGAGTAAAAATAGGTATCAGAATTAAAGAAGAAGGAAACAAAATAATAAAAGAAAGATTTAATAAAAAAACAGGCGAAACAATAGATATCATCTGGGAAAAAGAAAAAAAGTAA
- the rpsS gene encoding 30S ribosomal protein S19: protein MGYKGKWNERNKNPYVNEKILKKIRKMNETGERKVIKVWDRACTITEEMVGHTIAVYNGMKFIPVYIQPEMVGHKLGEFSLTRTFRGHPDKSAKAVKKK, encoded by the coding sequence ATGGGATACAAAGGTAAATGGAACGAAAGAAATAAAAATCCATATGTAAATGAAAAAATACTCAAAAAAATAAGAAAAATGAATGAAACCGGTGAAAGAAAGGTTATAAAAGTATGGGATAGAGCCTGCACCATTACAGAAGAGATGGTAGGGCATACAATAGCCGTTTACAACGGTATGAAATTTATCCCTGTATATATCCAGCCAGAAATGGTTGGACATAAGCTTGGTGAGTTCTCTTTAACAAGAACATTTAGAGGACATCCAGACAAATCAGCTAAAGCTGTCAAGAAAAAATAA
- the rpmC gene encoding 50S ribosomal protein L29, with product MKVEELRKLTDDELKEKLVELKKKLMNLRFQNSIGGLEKPSEIRETKRTIARILTILRERELQAQSGGK from the coding sequence ATGAAGGTAGAAGAACTGAGAAAACTTACAGATGATGAACTTAAAGAAAAATTAGTTGAACTTAAGAAAAAATTAATGAACCTCAGATTTCAAAACTCCATTGGTGGACTTGAAAAACCATCTGAAATTAGAGAAACCAAAAGAACAATAGCAAGAATTCTCACTATCCTTAGAGAAAGAGAGCTTCAAGCTCAAAGTGGAGGTAAATAA
- the rpsC gene encoding 30S ribosomal protein S3, protein MGQKVHPIGFRLGVTKDWKSKWFADKKRYSQILHEDLKIRQFIEEKYKQAGIADVIIERLGEKIRVKILASKPGIVIGRKGAEVEELNKILLALTDAKEVLVNVDEVKKPELNAKLVAEDIALQLERRVSHRRAMKRAIDNAMRAGAKGIKVQVGGRIGGVDLARKEWFMAGRMPLQTIRADIDYGTARASTKYGILGIKVWIYKGDKLSEQKEEVLKKIEEELHTV, encoded by the coding sequence GTGGGTCAAAAAGTACATCCAATAGGATTTAGATTAGGAGTAACAAAAGACTGGAAATCAAAATGGTTTGCAGACAAAAAAAGATATAGCCAGATACTCCATGAAGACCTCAAAATCAGACAGTTTATTGAAGAAAAATATAAACAGGCAGGAATTGCTGACGTAATAATAGAAAGACTTGGAGAAAAAATCAGAGTTAAAATCCTTGCTTCAAAGCCAGGTATTGTTATAGGAAGAAAAGGTGCAGAGGTTGAGGAATTAAACAAAATTCTCCTCGCTCTCACAGATGCAAAAGAAGTTCTGGTTAATGTAGATGAAGTTAAAAAACCTGAACTGAATGCAAAGCTTGTTGCAGAAGACATAGCTCTCCAGCTTGAAAGAAGGGTTTCCCATAGAAGAGCAATGAAAAGAGCTATAGATAACGCAATGAGAGCTGGAGCCAAAGGGATAAAAGTTCAGGTTGGTGGTCGTATCGGTGGAGTTGACCTTGCCAGAAAAGAATGGTTCATGGCAGGAAGAATGCCACTTCAGACAATCAGAGCTGACATAGACTACGGAACAGCAAGAGCTTCAACAAAATACGGAATATTAGGAATTAAAGTATGGATTTACAAAGGAGATAAACTTTCTGAACAGAAAGAAGAAGTTCTCAAGAAAATAGAAGAAGAACTCCACACAGTTTAA
- the rpsQ gene encoding 30S ribosomal protein S17, with translation MAVKSGKKEFIGKVVSNKMDKTVVVAVERQLPHPLYGKRIKKTSKFYAHDPENKCQIGDIVRIRETRPISKLKRWVVVEILPQ, from the coding sequence ATGGCAGTAAAATCTGGAAAAAAGGAATTCATAGGCAAAGTAGTCTCAAATAAAATGGATAAAACTGTGGTTGTAGCTGTAGAAAGGCAGCTTCCCCACCCACTTTATGGAAAAAGAATTAAAAAGACATCAAAATTCTATGCCCACGACCCAGAAAACAAATGCCAGATTGGAGATATTGTCAGAATAAGAGAGACCAGACCTATATCTAAACTCAAAAGATGGGTTGTTGTTGAAATTCTTCCACAGTAA
- the rplW gene encoding 50S ribosomal protein L23: protein MSTRTPYDILIRPVLTEKAVKQNEKENKLVFEVPLDANKIEIKKAVEQVFGVKVKEVRTLIVKPKQKRVGLSRPGYTKKWKKAIVRIESEEPINIAELI from the coding sequence ATGAGCACAAGAACCCCGTATGATATACTAATACGCCCTGTTTTGACAGAAAAAGCTGTTAAACAGAATGAAAAAGAAAACAAACTTGTGTTTGAAGTTCCACTGGATGCTAACAAAATTGAGATTAAAAAAGCAGTGGAACAGGTTTTTGGTGTAAAAGTAAAAGAAGTTAGAACACTGATAGTAAAACCAAAACAAAAAAGAGTTGGTTTATCCAGACCTGGATATACCAAGAAATGGAAAAAAGCCATTGTAAGAATTGAATCTGAAGAACCAATAAACATAGCAGAATTAATATAG
- the rplE gene encoding 50S ribosomal protein L5 produces the protein MAVAERYIPRLRKKYEEEVAPKLMERFGYKSPMEIPRIKKIVVNMGVGEAVQDIKQLDRAVEDLMAITGQRPEIRRAKKAEAGFKLRRGLPVGARVTLRKERMWDFLDKLISVALPRVRDFRGLNPNSFDGRGNYAFGISEQIIFPEIDYDKVDRIRGMDIIIETSAETDEEAKYLLALLGLPIRG, from the coding sequence ATGGCAGTTGCAGAAAGGTATATTCCAAGACTGAGAAAAAAATATGAAGAAGAAGTTGCTCCAAAGTTAATGGAAAGATTTGGATACAAATCTCCTATGGAAATACCAAGAATAAAGAAAATCGTTGTTAATATGGGTGTTGGTGAAGCTGTCCAGGATATCAAACAACTGGACAGAGCAGTTGAAGACCTTATGGCTATAACAGGCCAGAGACCAGAAATCAGAAGAGCAAAAAAAGCTGAGGCAGGTTTCAAACTCAGAAGAGGTCTTCCTGTAGGGGCAAGGGTTACCCTCAGAAAAGAAAGAATGTGGGATTTCCTTGATAAGCTAATTTCTGTAGCTCTTCCAAGGGTTAGAGACTTTAGAGGACTTAACCCTAACTCATTTGATGGAAGAGGAAATTATGCTTTTGGAATTTCGGAACAGATAATCTTCCCAGAAATTGATTATGACAAGGTAGATAGAATAAGAGGTATGGACATTATTATTGAAACATCTGCAGAAACAGATGAAGAAGCAAAATACCTCTTAGCATTACTTGGATTACCAATTAGAGGATAA
- the rpsH gene encoding 30S ribosomal protein S8: protein MIVDPIADMLARINNAIKARKSEVYIPHSKIKERIAEILKREGYIEDYTISEENKKGNQGTLIIKLKYLGPRNTKPVIQGLRRVSKPGLRKYVDVKNIPYVRKGLGIAILSTNKGIITDAEARKERVGGEVLCYIW from the coding sequence ATGATAGTAGACCCAATTGCTGATATGTTGGCAAGAATAAATAACGCAATCAAAGCAAGAAAAAGTGAAGTTTACATTCCCCACTCAAAAATAAAAGAAAGAATTGCTGAAATCCTAAAAAGAGAAGGTTATATAGAGGACTATACAATCTCAGAAGAAAATAAAAAAGGAAATCAAGGAACCCTTATAATCAAATTAAAATACCTTGGTCCAAGAAATACAAAACCTGTTATCCAGGGACTTAGAAGAGTTTCTAAGCCTGGTTTAAGAAAATATGTTGATGTTAAAAATATCCCTTATGTTAGAAAAGGACTTGGAATTGCAATTCTTTCAACAAACAAAGGAATAATAACAGACGCTGAAGCAAGAAAAGAAAGAGTTGGCGGAGAAGTTCTCTGTTATATCTGGTAA
- the rplV gene encoding 50S ribosomal protein L22: MAEATKNLEARAILRYARTSPTKARQVINQIRGKDVGQALALLHGMNKRAARIVEKLLKSAIANAEMKDMDIDNLYIKEIRAEDGPILKRYMPRAYGRATPKKRRFSHIYITLAERQ, translated from the coding sequence ATGGCGGAAGCTACTAAAAATTTAGAAGCAAGAGCTATCTTAAGATATGCCAGAACATCACCTACAAAAGCAAGACAGGTGATTAATCAGATAAGAGGCAAAGATGTTGGACAGGCACTTGCTCTTCTTCACGGAATGAATAAAAGAGCAGCAAGAATTGTGGAAAAGCTCCTGAAAAGTGCAATTGCAAACGCAGAAATGAAGGATATGGATATTGATAACCTTTATATCAAAGAAATAAGAGCTGAAGATGGCCCTATCCTCAAAAGGTATATGCCAAGGGCATACGGTAGGGCCACACCTAAGAAAAGAAGATTTTCTCACATCTATATAACATTAGCTGAAAGGCAGTAA
- the rplF gene encoding 50S ribosomal protein L6: protein MSRIGKKPIDIPQGVEVKVSENNHVVVKGPKGQLEGNFNPNLTIKVEDNQIKIERPNDSSFMRAIHGTTRALIANMVKGVTEGFTVELEIVGIGYRAAMKGKTLELQLGYSHPVIYEPPEGIQIAVEGNIIKVSGIDKQKVGQVAAEIRDFRKPDPYKGKGIRYKGEVLKLKPGKSVGKK, encoded by the coding sequence ATGTCAAGAATTGGTAAAAAACCAATAGATATCCCACAGGGAGTTGAAGTAAAAGTAAGTGAAAATAACCACGTTGTAGTAAAAGGCCCTAAAGGTCAGCTTGAAGGGAATTTTAACCCTAACCTTACAATCAAAGTAGAGGACAATCAAATCAAAATAGAAAGACCTAATGATAGCTCATTTATGAGAGCTATACATGGAACAACAAGAGCTCTTATTGCAAATATGGTAAAAGGAGTTACGGAAGGTTTCACAGTAGAGCTGGAAATTGTTGGTATCGGATACAGAGCTGCTATGAAGGGAAAAACTCTGGAACTCCAGCTTGGATATTCACACCCAGTTATTTATGAGCCACCTGAAGGAATACAGATTGCTGTTGAAGGAAACATAATCAAAGTTTCTGGAATAGACAAACAAAAAGTAGGTCAGGTTGCTGCTGAAATCAGAGACTTCAGAAAACCTGACCCATACAAAGGAAAAGGTATCAGATACAAAGGAGAAGTTCTTAAACTTAAACCAGGTAAATCTGTAGGTAAAAAATAA
- the rplN gene encoding 50S ribosomal protein L14, with product MIRRGTYLNTADNSGAKKVQCIGIPKKVNFGKQTDFATLGDVITVTVKDALPNGTAKKGKIYKAVVVRTAKEVGRPDGSYIKFDDNAVVLLNNNLEPIGTRILGPVAREIRAKGFYRIVSLAPEVI from the coding sequence ATGATAAGAAGAGGAACTTATCTTAATACAGCGGACAACTCAGGTGCAAAAAAGGTTCAGTGTATAGGTATACCTAAAAAAGTTAACTTCGGTAAACAAACTGACTTTGCTACACTTGGAGATGTTATTACAGTAACAGTTAAAGATGCCCTTCCAAATGGAACAGCTAAAAAAGGGAAAATATACAAGGCTGTTGTTGTTAGAACAGCCAAAGAAGTAGGAAGACCTGACGGAAGCTATATAAAATTTGATGACAATGCAGTTGTTCTTCTTAACAACAACCTTGAACCTATAGGAACACGTATCTTAGGACCTGTTGCAAGGGAAATCAGAGCTAAAGGATTTTACAGAATAGTTTCTTTAGCACCGGAGGTAATATAA
- a CDS encoding type Z 30S ribosomal protein S14 codes for MARKCLMAKSFLKEPKYKTRKHSRCPICGRPRGYIRQFNMCRICFRERALRGEIPGVKKASW; via the coding sequence ATGGCACGTAAATGTTTAATGGCAAAATCCTTTTTAAAGGAACCTAAATACAAAACAAGAAAGCACTCAAGATGCCCAATCTGTGGAAGACCAAGAGGTTATATAAGACAGTTTAATATGTGTAGAATATGTTTTAGAGAAAGAGCTCTCAGAGGAGAAATCCCTGGAGTTAAAAAAGCGAGCTGGTAA